Proteins from a genomic interval of Enterococcus faecium:
- the lepB gene encoding signal peptidase I, which produces MKEFLKNWGILILVLAAILLARVYVFTPVTVNGHSMDPTLSDGQRLISSKISNYERMDIITTKEPGDEERMIVKRIIGMPGDTVKMENDQLTINGKKYDEPYLDEFKKEFSEDKLQGEYAYSSGFQAQAESSSTFTSDFEYTVPKGKYLVLGDNRLISKDSRMFGLVDKDMIQGKVVFRYWPLSEIKIM; this is translated from the coding sequence GTGAAAGAATTTTTGAAAAATTGGGGGATTTTGATCCTTGTATTAGCGGCTATTTTATTAGCTAGAGTGTACGTGTTTACACCAGTTACTGTAAACGGGCATTCGATGGACCCTACATTAAGTGATGGACAACGATTGATTTCATCTAAGATCTCAAACTATGAACGAATGGATATTATTACTACAAAGGAACCGGGGGATGAAGAACGGATGATTGTTAAACGGATCATCGGTATGCCTGGAGATACAGTCAAGATGGAAAATGACCAGTTGACCATTAATGGCAAAAAGTATGATGAACCTTATCTGGATGAGTTCAAAAAAGAATTTTCAGAAGATAAGTTACAAGGAGAATATGCTTATAGCTCAGGATTCCAAGCACAAGCAGAAAGTTCATCCACCTTTACGAGTGACTTTGAATATACTGTGCCAAAAGGAAAGTATCTTGTTCTAGGCGATAACCGCTTGATTTCAAAAGACAGCCGAATGTTTGGGTTAGTCGACAAAGATATGATCCAAGGAAAAGTTGTTTTCCGTTATTGGCCTCTTTCAGAAATTAAAATCATGTGA
- a CDS encoding DUF6681 family protein, translating into MTFLLDLINGVHKFLGYLDISPKYLNRGYTILSVIPTLYLLRIVYGLWQNQNYLQFFLYGLAFLVLVYFTVLNVFYYFLDKNTKADVTQLFVKYLPDEAFNIQTEESIDNGNSIDKVNTQEVMVSYDEDYQLKLAENMRYLIGNGEIKTNELGRMDGFLVDRNTLYPYYYVKKTGEKEYVLNIGRSYSDMEKVGTIRLDSTEDTLEPVGLFIVGGDFVKDGLRYHEPYRLKLIAKKAQSQEEPVVYSRSQRRRHS; encoded by the coding sequence ATGACATTTTTACTAGACCTTATCAACGGGGTGCATAAATTCCTTGGCTATTTAGACATCAGTCCTAAATATCTTAACCGTGGATATACGATTTTAAGTGTGATTCCCACGCTTTATTTATTGAGAATTGTTTATGGACTTTGGCAAAACCAAAACTATCTTCAATTTTTCTTATATGGACTTGCATTTCTAGTGCTTGTTTATTTTACTGTTTTAAATGTATTTTATTACTTTTTAGATAAAAACACGAAAGCCGATGTCACTCAGCTTTTTGTGAAGTATTTACCTGATGAAGCGTTCAACATCCAGACAGAAGAATCGATAGATAATGGAAATTCGATCGATAAAGTGAATACACAAGAGGTCATGGTTTCTTATGACGAAGATTATCAATTGAAATTAGCCGAGAATATGCGGTATTTGATTGGAAATGGTGAGATCAAAACAAATGAACTCGGTCGCATGGATGGATTTCTGGTCGATAGAAATACATTGTATCCTTATTACTATGTCAAGAAAACAGGAGAGAAAGAGTATGTTCTAAATATTGGACGAAGCTACTCGGACATGGAAAAAGTAGGGACCATTCGACTTGACTCAACAGAAGACACATTGGAACCTGTCGGATTGTTCATCGTCGGCGGTGATTTTGTCAAAGACGGGTTACGCTATCATGAGCCTTATCGTCTGAAATTGATTGCAAAAAAGGCACAGTCGCAGGAAGAACCAGTGGTTTATAGTCGTAGCCAAAGAAGAAGACATTCATAA
- a CDS encoding epoxyqueuosine reductase QueH produces MINAQQIVEKMKNQKINYDTVLKKMIMQWEKEEVKPKILIHTCCAPCSTHTLEFMSQYAEITLFFSNSNIHPKSEYLRRLHEQKRFVDQFNEKTDHHVALIVDEYRPNEFTKMVLTNHLENEKEGGARCSACFNMRLDLVAQKAQELGYDYFGSALTISPKKNAALINQIGMDIQKIYGTQYLPSDFKKNKGYERSLQMCKEYDIYRQCYCGCVFAAKQQGCDLKEINREAKAYLKTSTVVFEEN; encoded by the coding sequence TTGATTAATGCTCAACAAATCGTAGAAAAAATGAAAAATCAAAAAATAAATTATGATACAGTTCTGAAAAAAATGATCATGCAATGGGAGAAAGAAGAAGTAAAGCCTAAGATATTAATACATACATGCTGTGCTCCTTGCAGTACGCACACATTGGAATTCATGTCTCAATATGCAGAGATCACGTTATTTTTTTCAAATTCGAATATTCATCCTAAAAGTGAGTATTTGCGAAGATTACATGAACAAAAACGATTTGTAGACCAATTTAATGAGAAAACTGACCATCATGTTGCGCTAATCGTTGATGAATACCGTCCAAATGAATTCACCAAAATGGTTTTAACAAACCATCTTGAAAACGAAAAAGAAGGTGGTGCTCGCTGCAGTGCATGCTTCAATATGCGATTAGATCTTGTTGCGCAAAAAGCGCAAGAACTAGGATACGATTACTTTGGAAGTGCCCTGACCATCTCGCCAAAGAAAAATGCAGCTTTGATCAATCAGATCGGAATGGATATCCAAAAGATTTACGGGACACAATACTTGCCAAGTGATTTCAAGAAAAACAAAGGCTATGAACGCTCTTTGCAAATGTGCAAAGAGTATGATATTTATCGCCAATGTTATTGTGGTTGCGTGTTCGCTGCCAAGCAGCAAGGATGCGATCTGAAAGAAATCAATCGGGAAGCAAAAGCTTACTTAAAAACATCAACCGTAGTTTTTGAGGAAAATTAA
- a CDS encoding TrkH family potassium uptake protein, whose translation MHVDLFFRRLQRRGQKFAANHFSSIQIIVFYYILMTVLSLVLFYMPIFREPDSHVSFVDMLFMAISTVSVTGLSTFDINSVFNDNGIILLEILFQVGGLGIMMISTAFVIFSKRRITLKQRQLIMTDMNQPRLSGIVRLIRITFAILIWFQLLFGTFFSIYFYYRGYFDRWRDAVFYGFYQAISAVTNSGFDVTGDSIKPFAHDYFFLILIMFLIFVGGIGFPVLMECREWLLYKRSNAKLPFRFSLFTKLAVLAFVILFVSGTVLIYLLEKDHLFQDSNMSVKWINSMFYSITTRNAGLQIHDLGDFQITTLIIFSLLMFIGCSPSSVGGGIRTTTVAIIGLYLYSFLKSEDNINIFGRRIDQDDVRKSVVVFMLSLGMCFFCIVFLSATEEQTLISIIIEVTSAFGTTGLSLGITGDLSVVGKITIATLMFIGRIGMLYTLMLFVPKETRDLGYEYPSEKIIIG comes from the coding sequence GTGCATGTTGATTTATTCTTTCGAAGGCTGCAGCGGCGAGGACAGAAGTTTGCTGCCAATCATTTCTCATCGATCCAAATCATCGTTTTTTATTATATATTGATGACGGTCTTATCACTCGTTCTATTTTATATGCCGATTTTTCGCGAACCAGATAGCCATGTTTCTTTTGTGGACATGCTGTTCATGGCAATCAGTACAGTGAGTGTGACTGGACTATCGACTTTTGATATCAATTCTGTGTTCAATGATAACGGTATTATACTGCTGGAAATATTATTTCAAGTTGGTGGTTTGGGGATCATGATGATTTCTACTGCTTTTGTCATTTTTTCTAAACGACGGATCACACTGAAACAGCGACAGCTGATCATGACGGATATGAATCAACCGCGTTTGTCTGGTATCGTCCGACTGATTCGGATCACTTTTGCTATTTTAATCTGGTTTCAATTACTTTTTGGGACATTCTTTTCTATTTATTTTTATTACAGAGGCTATTTTGATCGTTGGCGTGATGCCGTTTTTTACGGTTTTTATCAGGCGATATCGGCTGTCACGAACTCTGGGTTTGACGTCACTGGGGATTCCATCAAGCCCTTTGCACATGACTATTTTTTCTTGATCCTGATCATGTTTTTGATTTTTGTCGGAGGAATTGGTTTTCCTGTATTGATGGAGTGCCGGGAATGGCTATTATACAAACGTTCCAATGCGAAGCTTCCGTTTCGTTTTTCCTTGTTTACCAAATTAGCTGTGTTAGCTTTTGTTATCTTGTTTGTTTCGGGAACTGTCTTGATTTATCTATTGGAAAAGGACCATTTATTCCAAGATTCCAATATGAGTGTCAAATGGATCAATTCGATGTTTTATTCGATTACGACTCGTAATGCTGGTCTGCAGATTCACGATTTGGGTGATTTTCAAATCACAACACTGATCATTTTTTCTTTACTGATGTTTATCGGATGCAGTCCTAGTTCTGTAGGCGGCGGGATTCGAACAACTACTGTAGCAATCATCGGTTTGTATCTATATTCCTTCCTCAAAAGTGAAGATAACATCAATATTTTTGGACGGAGAATCGATCAAGATGATGTGCGAAAATCAGTCGTTGTCTTTATGCTTTCTCTTGGTATGTGTTTCTTTTGTATCGTTTTTTTATCTGCTACAGAAGAACAAACGCTGATCTCGATCATCATCGAAGTAACTTCTGCGTTTGGAACAACTGGTTTATCTTTAGGGATTACCGGAGACTTGTCTGTTGTGGGCAAAATCACGATTGCTACACTGATGTTTATTGGGCGGATCGGAATGCTATATACATTGATGTTATTCGTGCCAAAAGAAACACGAGATCTAGGCTATGAATATCCAAGCGAGAAAATTATTATCGGTTAA
- a CDS encoding Mur ligase family protein — MGIRSHFAIAVGKTSQWALKTFFKGGSSLPGKLALKVDPHILDSLAKDYQVVVVTGTNGKTLTTALTVNILRQQFDEVLTNPTGANMVQGIVSTFLQAKPKKGQKKFAVLEIDEASLSKVTEYMKPELFLFTNIFRDQMDRYGEIYTTYKMIVDGAAKSPNATIISNGDSPIFNSIETVNPRKYYGFDHEEDREQMAHYNTDGVLCPNCHHILHYKMITYANLGKYYCPNCDFKRPELDYRLTDMVRMDNVSADFVIDGHEYGIEVGGMYNVYNALAATAVAEYFNVDPDKIKQGLGYDEKVFGRQEVININGKKCTLVLVKNPVGINQVIDMIGLAPYPFSLVALLNANYADGIDVSWIWDGNFENFADMDIPAVISGGDRHTDMTLRLKVAGIPENKLTETKELPEVIEKIKELPTEHVYILATYTAVLQLRKELAAQGFIKGGMNRG; from the coding sequence ATGGGAATACGCAGTCATTTTGCGATTGCAGTTGGAAAAACGTCGCAATGGGCATTAAAAACTTTTTTTAAAGGCGGATCAAGTTTACCAGGTAAACTAGCGCTGAAAGTCGATCCACATATACTAGATAGTTTGGCAAAAGACTACCAAGTCGTCGTTGTCACCGGAACAAACGGTAAAACATTGACTACCGCTTTAACAGTCAATATTTTGCGCCAGCAATTCGATGAAGTTCTAACCAACCCTACTGGTGCGAATATGGTACAGGGAATTGTATCGACTTTCTTGCAGGCAAAACCAAAAAAAGGACAGAAAAAGTTTGCTGTCCTAGAAATAGATGAAGCAAGTTTGAGCAAAGTCACAGAATATATGAAACCAGAACTGTTCTTATTTACAAATATTTTCCGTGATCAAATGGATCGGTATGGAGAAATCTATACGACCTATAAAATGATTGTAGACGGTGCCGCAAAGTCACCAAATGCAACGATTATCAGTAACGGTGATTCACCAATCTTCAATTCTATCGAAACAGTCAATCCTAGAAAATATTATGGCTTTGACCATGAAGAAGATCGTGAACAAATGGCTCATTACAATACAGACGGTGTCTTATGTCCAAATTGTCATCACATCTTGCATTATAAAATGATCACTTATGCAAACTTAGGGAAATATTACTGTCCAAATTGTGACTTCAAACGTCCTGAATTGGATTATCGATTAACTGATATGGTACGGATGGACAATGTGTCAGCAGATTTCGTGATCGATGGTCATGAATACGGAATCGAAGTTGGCGGTATGTATAATGTCTACAATGCTTTAGCAGCTACTGCAGTGGCAGAGTACTTCAATGTCGATCCTGATAAAATCAAACAAGGTTTAGGATATGACGAGAAAGTATTCGGCCGACAAGAAGTCATCAATATCAATGGGAAAAAATGTACATTAGTACTTGTCAAAAATCCTGTAGGTATCAATCAAGTAATCGATATGATTGGTCTAGCTCCTTATCCATTTTCTTTAGTGGCTTTATTAAATGCCAATTACGCAGACGGAATCGATGTCAGCTGGATTTGGGATGGTAATTTTGAAAACTTTGCCGATATGGATATCCCAGCTGTTATTTCTGGAGGAGACCGTCATACAGATATGACTTTACGTCTAAAAGTTGCCGGGATTCCAGAAAATAAATTGACAGAAACAAAAGAATTACCAGAAGTAATCGAAAAAATCAAAGAATTGCCAACTGAGCATGTCTATATTTTAGCTACTTACACTGCTGTATTGCAGCTTCGTAAAGAACTAGCTGCTCAAGGATTTATCAAAGGAGGAATGAACCGTGGCTAA
- a CDS encoding type 1 glutamine amidotransferase, giving the protein MANYELNIAHLYGNLMNTYGDNGNLLMLKYIAEKMGVSCHTEIVSIHEPFDADKYDLVFFGGGQDFEQLIISKDIQKKKDSLINYIENDGVMLAICGGYQLLGHYYMGANGEKIQGISALDHYTLSQENNRFIGDIVIHNEEFNETYYGFENHNGRTFLGEGERPLGKVVQGQGNNGEDQSEGVIYRNVFGSYFHGPILARNENLAARLIRLALEQRYGKELDLPYLEGQTA; this is encoded by the coding sequence GTGGCTAATTATGAACTCAATATCGCCCACCTTTATGGAAATTTGATGAACACATATGGTGATAACGGAAACCTTTTGATGTTGAAATATATAGCAGAAAAAATGGGGGTTTCTTGCCATACGGAGATCGTTAGTATACATGAACCTTTTGATGCTGATAAATATGACTTGGTTTTCTTTGGCGGTGGTCAAGACTTTGAGCAATTAATCATTTCAAAAGACATCCAGAAAAAGAAAGATTCTTTGATCAACTATATCGAAAATGATGGCGTCATGTTAGCCATTTGTGGTGGCTACCAATTGCTAGGTCACTACTACATGGGAGCTAATGGAGAAAAGATCCAAGGAATCAGTGCACTGGATCACTACACGTTAAGTCAGGAAAATAACCGGTTTATCGGTGATATCGTTATCCATAACGAAGAATTCAATGAAACTTATTATGGATTTGAAAACCACAATGGTCGGACTTTCTTAGGTGAAGGTGAACGACCTTTGGGGAAAGTGGTACAAGGTCAAGGAAATAATGGTGAAGACCAATCTGAAGGTGTCATTTACCGAAATGTCTTCGGTTCTTATTTCCATGGACCTATCCTTGCAAGAAATGAGAACCTGGCAGCTCGTTTGATCCGCCTAGCTTTAGAACAACGTTACGGTAAAGAATTGGATCTGCCCTATCTTGAAGGACAAACAGCCTAG
- a CDS encoding mannitol-1-phosphate 5-dehydrogenase: MRAVHFGAGNIGRGFIGEVLAANGFEITFVDVNHTIIDALNERKEYEIELADESKEKITVKNVKGINNQTNPEKVIQEIAEADLVTTAIGPNILPFIAELIAKGIQEREKEGSTTSLDIIACENMIGGSAFLEKEVYKYLPETSFTDKYIGFPNAAVDRIVPLQHHEDPLFVQVEPFKEWVIDDSQRKNKKIQLKGVLYVDDLEPYIERKLFSVNTGHATVAYTGALLGYQTIDEAMQDALVVAQLKSVLQETGSLLIAKWGFDAEQHHAYIEKIIHRFQNKNISDAITRVARTPLRKLGYQERFTRPVRELQEHNLTCPHLTATMGIIFNYYDPEDEQSRQLHEMKIHENLEQLIQEVTGINDPKTIGNIKQNVNRYAKQVA; this comes from the coding sequence ATGAGAGCAGTACATTTTGGTGCAGGAAATATCGGTCGAGGATTTATTGGAGAGGTTTTGGCAGCTAATGGATTTGAGATTACTTTCGTAGATGTGAATCACACGATCATTGATGCTTTAAATGAAAGAAAAGAATACGAAATCGAATTAGCAGATGAATCAAAAGAAAAAATCACTGTAAAAAATGTCAAAGGAATCAACAATCAAACAAATCCAGAAAAAGTAATCCAAGAAATCGCTGAAGCAGATTTAGTTACTACCGCCATTGGCCCGAATATCTTACCTTTTATTGCTGAGTTGATTGCAAAAGGTATCCAAGAAAGAGAAAAGGAAGGAAGCACAACATCTTTAGATATCATTGCCTGTGAAAATATGATTGGCGGTTCAGCATTTCTAGAAAAAGAAGTGTATAAATATCTTCCGGAAACATCATTTACTGACAAATATATCGGCTTTCCAAATGCAGCAGTCGATCGAATCGTCCCATTACAACACCATGAAGATCCTTTATTCGTCCAAGTGGAACCTTTCAAAGAATGGGTCATTGACGATAGCCAAAGAAAAAATAAAAAAATCCAATTAAAAGGGGTTTTATATGTAGATGATCTAGAACCATATATCGAACGCAAACTATTTAGTGTCAATACTGGTCATGCGACTGTCGCTTATACAGGTGCCTTGTTAGGTTACCAGACCATTGATGAAGCAATGCAAGATGCGTTAGTTGTGGCACAATTAAAATCAGTTTTGCAGGAAACAGGAAGTTTGCTGATTGCCAAATGGGGGTTTGATGCAGAGCAGCATCATGCGTATATTGAAAAAATCATTCATCGCTTCCAAAACAAAAATATCTCTGATGCGATCACACGTGTCGCTCGGACACCATTACGTAAGTTAGGTTATCAAGAAAGATTTACACGTCCAGTGAGAGAACTACAAGAACATAACTTGACTTGCCCACATTTGACGGCAACAATGGGGATTATTTTTAATTACTATGATCCTGAAGATGAACAAAGCCGTCAATTGCATGAAATGAAGATCCATGAAAACTTGGAACAATTGATTCAAGAAGTCACAGGAATCAATGATCCGAAAACAATCGGGAATATCAAGCAAAACGTGAACCGTTATGCCAAGCAAGTCGCTTAA